In Humulus lupulus chromosome 6, drHumLupu1.1, whole genome shotgun sequence, a single genomic region encodes these proteins:
- the LOC133785932 gene encoding uncharacterized protein At3g49055-like, whose amino-acid sequence MKSKHCIWVEDRQVKEANFSSFFEQSQLKRCLGDKPLGHNWKKLEKEVEIFRERIEDMEMKTEQSNEILSKFLESLSSANVSLERIIKNVAVEKIDDDDDGKFIKGIEKTDSMSLELELTEELLVVTRLASEAEEKVNEYKELRKKEKRELENSVVSLTEENRDTNSLLRAALLEKEAVEKRLKVNSEQKRVALLQIAERGLQRVGFGFMMGIGNTYFQDFDEASTVERIMKNLRLEITKLRRSLEESRHRLQSLTEKQAQIIEENKLYIKELEERERIVFKNEFNVYN is encoded by the exons atgaaGAGCAAGCACTGTATTTGGGTTGAAGATCGACAAGTAAAAGAGgccaatttttcttctttttttgagcAAAGCCAACTCAAAAGATGCTTGGGAGACAAACCATTAGGGCACAATTGGAAAAAACTTGAAAAGGAAGTTGAAATTTTCAGGGAGAGAATTGAAGACATGGAAATGAAGACAGAGCAAAGCAATGAGATTTTGTCTAAATTCTTGGAGTCTCTTTCATCAGCAAATGTGAGCTTGGAAAGGATCATAAAAAATGTGGCTGTAGAAaaaattgatgatgatgatgatggcaaGTTCATTAAAGGCATAGAAAAGACTGATTCAATGAGTTTGGAATTGGAATTGACTGAAGAGCTATTGGTAGTTACAAGACTTGCTTCTGAGGCTGAAGAGAAGGTGAATGAGTACAAAGAATtgaggaagaaggagaagagggagTTGGAGAATAGTGTGGTGAGTTTGACAGAGGAGAATAGAGATACCAACAGTTTGCTGAGAGCAGCCTTGTTGGAGAAGGAAGCTGTGGAGAAGAGGTTGAAGGTGAATAGCGAGCAGAAGAGAGTTGCCCTTTTGCAGATTGCGGAGCGAGGTTTGCAGAGAGTTGGTTTTGGGTTTATGATGGGAATTGGGAACACTTA TTTCCAGGATTTTGATGAG GCATCAACTGTGGAGAGGATAATGAAGAATTTACGGCTTGAGATAACTAAGTTGAGGCGATCTTTGGAAGAATCCAG ACATCGATTGCAGAGTCTTACAGAGAAACAAGCTCAAATTATTGAAGAAAACAAGTTATACATCAAGGAGttagaggaaagagagagaattgtttttaaaaatgagTTTAATGTATACAATTAG